In the Campylobacter showae genome, one interval contains:
- a CDS encoding methylenetetrahydrofolate reductase — MLKEKILNKEKGLVLYGLTPPKAEFEEAKLRDISDRWTGRIESINADGLVLYEVQDESERNESERTFEFSGTLSPEIYYRDYLGVATPSVFYRVASGYDEDGFRAALSEQSSNLNVLVGATSSSQKVRLNLARAYEIAGEFENLAAGGVCIAERHAKKGDEPQRMREKIAAGAKFFISQAIFDAQMTRKFLEDCAAAKITEPIFLTFSTAGNPKTLEFIKWLGVSVPSSVEERLNASEDYLAQSCEIIKEIWRELKKFGDKNGLNLSANIESVMAKRAEIEASLELAREFRSL, encoded by the coding sequence ATGCTAAAAGAAAAAATTTTAAACAAAGAAAAGGGGCTCGTGCTCTACGGACTAACGCCGCCCAAGGCCGAATTTGAGGAGGCTAAACTGCGCGACATCTCGGATCGCTGGACGGGTAGGATAGAGAGCATAAACGCCGACGGACTCGTGCTTTACGAGGTGCAAGACGAGAGCGAGCGAAACGAAAGCGAACGGACTTTTGAGTTTAGCGGGACGTTAAGCCCCGAAATTTACTACCGAGACTACCTGGGCGTCGCGACTCCGAGCGTTTTTTACCGCGTGGCTAGCGGCTACGACGAGGACGGGTTTCGCGCGGCTCTATCCGAACAAAGCTCAAATTTAAACGTGCTCGTCGGAGCGACGTCTAGCTCGCAAAAAGTACGGTTAAATTTGGCTCGCGCGTACGAGATCGCGGGCGAATTTGAAAATTTGGCCGCGGGCGGCGTATGTATCGCCGAGCGCCACGCTAAAAAAGGCGATGAACCGCAAAGAATGCGCGAAAAGATCGCGGCGGGAGCGAAGTTTTTCATCTCGCAGGCGATTTTTGACGCGCAGATGACGCGTAAATTTTTAGAAGACTGCGCGGCCGCAAAGATAACCGAGCCGATATTTCTCACGTTTTCTACGGCCGGCAATCCAAAAACGCTAGAGTTTATCAAGTGGCTGGGCGTTAGCGTGCCTAGCTCGGTCGAAGAGCGGTTAAACGCAAGCGAGGACTATCTAGCGCAAAGTTGCGAGATCATCAAAGAAATTTGGCGCGAGCTAAAGAAATTCGGCGACAAAAACGGGCTAAATTTGAGCGCAAACATCGAAAGCGTGATGGCAAAGCGTGCCGAGATCGAGGCGAGCCTGGAGCTAGCTCGTGAGTTTAGGTCGCTTTAA
- the metE gene encoding 5-methyltetrahydropteroyltriglutamate--homocysteine S-methyltransferase: protein MIKSYVTGFPRIGEKRELKRALEGLWAGKEGFSEENLLSVAKTLKNRHWQYQKDAEISAISVNDFSFYDLMLDSIITFGAVPPRFANLSGREQYFACARGNKTGVAMEMTKWFNTNYHYIVPELSAETTFKLDASKILAEYEEAKAAGVKGKVNLIGPITFLALSKTTDGSCPFKNLNALVAEYKKLLELLSTLDDEILVQFDEPIFATDKNEEILLSVIAKVYNELAAAASNVKIVFMTYFEHALKAVAEVAKTKIYGIGLDFVHGKRNFEALEAIKNSHLTLFAGVIDGRNIWKSNIDEKVNLVREISEKICGKEFYVGPSCSLLHVPYTLKYEEKLNSEVKSWLSFAVEKLDEIKIITKLANGVALNAAESKIYEDNKAAVKTRATSNLIHSSSVQNRVKNLVKFEREDNFEDRIKIQRESLNYGILPTTTIGSFPQTVELRVLRQNFKKGEIDAAAYEAGIKKYIDDCVKFQEDIGLDVLVHGEPERNDMVEYFGEQIEGYAFSENGWVQSYGSRCVKPPLLFGDVSRPKAMTVEWMKYAQSRTSRIMKGMLTGPVTMLNWSFVRDDLPRSEVAKQLALCIFDEIADLQNAGIRIIQVDEAAFKEGYPLRTENIPAYEKFAVDCFKLSVSSAEPKTQIHTHMCYSEFNDIIKTIEAMDADVISIETARSGNELLKIFKSVGYKQEVGPGVYDIHSPRVPSTDEIVRQIRALLEVLPKEQLWINPDCGLKTRKWEEVEPSLKNMVEAVKIVRNS, encoded by the coding sequence ATGATAAAAAGTTATGTTACAGGTTTCCCGCGAATCGGAGAAAAAAGAGAGCTAAAGCGCGCGCTTGAGGGCCTTTGGGCCGGCAAAGAGGGCTTTAGCGAGGAAAATTTACTAAGCGTCGCTAAAACGCTAAAAAACAGACACTGGCAGTATCAAAAAGACGCCGAAATTTCGGCCATCAGCGTAAATGATTTTTCATTTTACGATCTTATGCTTGATAGCATCATAACATTTGGCGCCGTACCGCCTAGATTTGCAAATTTGAGCGGACGAGAGCAATATTTTGCCTGCGCGCGCGGCAACAAAACCGGTGTAGCGATGGAGATGACGAAGTGGTTTAACACAAACTACCACTACATCGTGCCTGAGCTTAGCGCCGAGACGACCTTTAAGCTAGACGCGTCAAAAATCCTTGCAGAATACGAAGAAGCAAAGGCTGCGGGCGTAAAAGGCAAGGTAAATTTGATCGGCCCTATTACATTTTTGGCGCTTTCAAAGACCACCGACGGCAGCTGCCCGTTTAAAAACCTAAACGCTCTAGTCGCCGAGTACAAAAAGCTTCTTGAGCTACTTTCGACGCTTGACGATGAGATTTTGGTGCAGTTTGACGAGCCGATTTTCGCGACCGATAAAAACGAAGAAATCCTACTTAGCGTCATCGCCAAAGTATATAACGAGCTAGCCGCAGCCGCAAGCAACGTCAAAATCGTGTTTATGACCTATTTCGAGCACGCGCTAAAAGCGGTAGCCGAGGTGGCGAAAACTAAAATTTACGGCATCGGACTTGATTTCGTTCACGGAAAAAGAAATTTTGAAGCGCTTGAAGCCATAAAAAATAGCCACTTAACGCTATTTGCAGGCGTGATCGACGGACGAAATATCTGGAAAAGCAACATCGACGAAAAGGTAAATTTAGTCCGCGAGATCAGCGAAAAAATCTGCGGCAAAGAGTTCTACGTCGGACCTAGCTGCTCGCTACTTCACGTGCCTTATACCTTAAAATACGAAGAAAAACTAAACTCCGAGGTTAAAAGCTGGCTAAGCTTCGCCGTAGAAAAACTAGACGAGATCAAAATCATAACCAAACTAGCTAACGGCGTAGCGCTAAATGCGGCGGAGAGTAAAATTTACGAAGATAACAAAGCTGCGGTTAAAACGCGCGCGACGTCAAATTTGATCCACTCTTCAAGCGTGCAAAACCGCGTGAAAAATCTAGTCAAATTTGAGCGTGAAGATAATTTTGAAGATCGCATCAAAATCCAGCGCGAGAGCCTAAACTACGGCATTCTGCCGACTACGACGATAGGCAGCTTCCCTCAAACCGTCGAGCTAAGAGTACTTCGCCAAAACTTCAAAAAAGGCGAGATCGACGCGGCTGCATATGAAGCCGGCATCAAAAAATACATCGACGACTGCGTCAAATTTCAAGAAGATATCGGCCTAGACGTGCTAGTTCACGGCGAGCCTGAGCGCAACGACATGGTCGAGTATTTTGGCGAGCAGATCGAGGGCTACGCGTTTAGCGAGAACGGCTGGGTGCAAAGCTACGGTAGCCGCTGCGTGAAACCGCCTCTACTTTTCGGCGACGTGAGCCGCCCAAAAGCGATGACCGTCGAGTGGATGAAATACGCCCAAAGCCGCACTAGCCGCATAATGAAGGGCATGCTAACGGGTCCGGTGACTATGCTAAACTGGAGCTTCGTGCGCGACGACCTGCCTCGCAGCGAAGTGGCTAAGCAGCTTGCACTTTGCATATTTGACGAGATCGCAGACCTGCAAAATGCCGGCATCCGAATCATCCAAGTGGACGAAGCGGCGTTTAAAGAGGGCTATCCGCTACGCACCGAAAACATCCCTGCGTACGAGAAATTCGCGGTTGATTGCTTTAAGCTCTCGGTTAGTTCAGCCGAGCCAAAAACTCAGATCCACACGCATATGTGTTACTCCGAGTTTAACGACATCATTAAGACGATCGAGGCGATGGACGCCGATGTCATCAGTATCGAGACCGCTCGCAGCGGCAACGAACTGCTAAAGATCTTTAAATCCGTCGGCTACAAACAAGAGGTGGGCCCCGGCGTGTACGACATCCACAGCCCACGGGTTCCTAGCACCGACGAGATCGTGCGTCAGATCCGCGCGCTACTCGAGGTTCTGCCGAAAGAACAGCTCTGGATCAACCCGGACTGCGGCCTAAAAACGCGCAAATGGGAAGAGGTCGAGCCGAGCCTAAAAAATATGGTCGAAGCCGTCAAGATCGTAAGAAATTCATAA
- a CDS encoding C69 family dipeptidase encodes MKMKFLASAAVISAMFCANALACTTILVGEGASDDGSMLIARSADSKAIKAQVFLIHPKKTNQKGIHSSKAHDGANDFTYPLPKDGMRYTTIANSHTKLHGAVGYNDAGVGISGTETIYAKDELLKIDPYNEATGITEDDIPDVLLPRMKSAAQGVKLLGEIVETTGAGEGFGVVFVDKNELWYFETGTGHHWMAVKLPKDEYFVSANQGRLQNYKENDPNFMGSKNLIKFAQDNGAYDPAKDGEFQFTKAYTRDDERDVTYNYPRVCWVQQMFNPELKDKQTLGGGNYPVFLKPAKKLSVQDLKTALRSHYDGTPYDNYSSKDENQKNIYRAVSVFRTYESHVMQVRPWLPQEIGRVTYVALGMSDLSVYLPYYYGLDKFIDGYDKGSYKADDESIYWTYRKLQTLVMMDYDKYSPVVKKAYKEFEDALAVKQAKFEDEYVKLYKKDKAKANKLLNEFSINMMKEAKALTQNLTNEIFTMLTDDTDAKLKSLNKGKKD; translated from the coding sequence ATGAAGATGAAGTTTCTCGCCTCTGCGGCGGTAATAAGCGCGATGTTTTGCGCAAACGCGCTAGCTTGCACGACTATTTTGGTTGGAGAGGGAGCCTCAGACGACGGCTCGATGTTGATAGCTAGGAGTGCCGATAGCAAGGCAATAAAGGCGCAGGTGTTTTTGATACATCCCAAAAAAACCAATCAAAAAGGCATCCACAGCTCAAAGGCGCATGACGGGGCAAATGATTTTACATATCCGCTACCAAAAGATGGCATGAGATACACGACGATAGCAAACTCTCACACTAAGCTTCACGGCGCGGTCGGCTACAATGACGCAGGCGTTGGTATCAGCGGCACCGAGACCATATACGCCAAAGACGAACTGCTAAAAATCGATCCGTATAACGAAGCTACCGGCATTACGGAGGACGATATACCGGACGTCTTGCTGCCTCGTATGAAAAGTGCGGCGCAGGGCGTGAAGCTGCTCGGCGAGATCGTAGAAACTACGGGTGCAGGAGAGGGTTTTGGCGTAGTGTTTGTGGATAAAAACGAGCTTTGGTACTTTGAAACGGGTACGGGTCATCACTGGATGGCGGTTAAACTACCAAAAGACGAGTATTTCGTCTCCGCAAATCAGGGCAGACTGCAAAATTACAAAGAAAACGACCCAAATTTCATGGGATCGAAAAATTTGATCAAATTTGCCCAAGATAACGGCGCCTACGATCCGGCAAAAGACGGCGAATTTCAGTTTACGAAAGCCTACACCAGAGACGACGAGAGAGACGTGACCTACAACTATCCGCGCGTTTGCTGGGTGCAGCAGATGTTTAATCCCGAGCTAAAAGACAAGCAGACCCTTGGCGGCGGCAACTATCCGGTATTTTTAAAACCGGCTAAAAAGCTAAGCGTGCAGGATCTAAAAACCGCGCTCAGATCCCACTACGACGGCACGCCGTACGATAACTACTCTAGCAAAGACGAAAATCAAAAAAACATCTACCGCGCCGTGAGCGTCTTTAGAACCTACGAGTCGCACGTGATGCAGGTGCGCCCGTGGCTACCGCAAGAGATCGGCAGGGTGACCTACGTGGCGCTTGGTATGTCTGATCTTAGCGTTTATTTGCCGTATTACTATGGCCTCGACAAATTTATCGACGGCTACGACAAAGGCTCGTATAAGGCCGACGACGAGTCGATTTATTGGACGTATAGAAAGCTGCAAACTCTCGTGATGATGGACTACGATAAGTATTCGCCGGTAGTAAAAAAGGCTTATAAGGAGTTTGAGGACGCGCTCGCGGTCAAACAGGCTAAATTTGAAGACGAATACGTCAAGCTCTATAAAAAAGACAAAGCCAAAGCAAACAAGCTGCTAAACGAATTTTCGATAAATATGATGAAAGAAGCCAAGGCTTTAACGCAAAATTTAACTAACGAAATCTTCACGATGCTAACCGACGACACCGACGCCAAGCTAAAATCGCTAAACAAAGGCAAAAAAGACTAG
- the rpmI gene encoding 50S ribosomal protein L35, with product MPKMKTVRGAAKRFKVGKNKIKRGSAFRSHILTKKSRNRKRDLRSPQYVDSTNVASVKAMLGI from the coding sequence ATGCCTAAGATGAAGACAGTTCGCGGTGCTGCTAAACGTTTTAAAGTGGGCAAAAACAAGATCAAAAGAGGCTCTGCTTTTAGAAGCCACATTTTGACTAAAAAATCTCGCAACCGCAAGAGAGATTTACGCTCGCCTCAATACGTAGACAGCACAAACGTCGCAAGCGTCAAAGCGATGCTCGGAATTTAA
- the rplT gene encoding 50S ribosomal protein L20: MARVKTGVVRRRRHKKVLKLARGFFSARHKHFRKAKEQLERSLVYAYRDRRRKKRDFRRLWIVRINAACRLNDISYSRFIAGLKKANIELDRKILADLAMNDAKAFSELASKAKAAL, translated from the coding sequence ATGGCAAGAGTAAAAACAGGCGTAGTTAGAAGAAGACGCCATAAAAAAGTTTTAAAACTAGCTAGAGGTTTTTTCAGTGCTAGACACAAACACTTTAGAAAAGCTAAAGAGCAATTAGAAAGAAGTTTGGTCTATGCTTACCGCGACAGACGCCGCAAGAAACGCGACTTCCGCCGCTTGTGGATAGTGCGCATCAACGCTGCGTGCCGCCTAAACGACATTAGCTATTCGCGCTTTATCGCGGGACTTAAAAAAGCAAATATCGAGCTTGATAGAAAAATCTTAGCCGATCTAGCTATGAATGACGCAAAAGCTTTCAGCGAGCTAGCTTCAAAAGCAAAGGCTGCTTTATAA
- the coaE gene encoding dephospho-CoA kinase (Dephospho-CoA kinase (CoaE) performs the final step in coenzyme A biosynthesis.), protein MPQFKHAVVITGSIGSGKSAVCELLRDRGFEIIDADKISHCILDRCAVQVAEIFGAQYVVQKDAQVKFDASRDEENLADFRAFVDRKKLGELVFKDPAELAKLEALLHPKITAEILSQVQALEAKEKLFFVDIPLFFEGKRYEFFDKVAVVYAPKDTLIERVMKRNRLDRVAAKHRVELQTDIEQKRAMADFVIDNSGDLENLKRETQAFLEKISADS, encoded by the coding sequence ATGCCGCAATTTAAACACGCCGTCGTCATTACAGGCAGCATCGGTAGCGGCAAGAGTGCGGTTTGCGAGCTGCTTCGTGATCGCGGATTTGAGATCATTGATGCCGATAAGATTTCGCACTGCATCTTGGATCGCTGCGCCGTGCAGGTAGCTGAAATTTTCGGTGCGCAATACGTCGTGCAAAAGGACGCACAGGTCAAATTTGACGCCAGCAGAGATGAGGAAAATTTGGCCGACTTCCGCGCTTTTGTGGACCGCAAAAAACTAGGCGAGCTAGTGTTTAAAGACCCCGCGGAGCTTGCAAAGCTAGAAGCGCTACTGCATCCAAAGATAACGGCTGAAATTTTATCGCAGGTGCAGGCTTTGGAGGCGAAAGAAAAGCTTTTTTTCGTCGATATTCCGCTGTTTTTTGAGGGCAAGAGGTATGAGTTTTTTGATAAAGTAGCTGTCGTTTATGCGCCTAAAGATACGCTGATCGAGCGCGTAATGAAGCGAAACAGGCTGGATCGCGTCGCCGCAAAGCACCGCGTGGAGCTTCAAACGGATATCGAACAAAAGCGTGCCATGGCGGACTTTGTGATAGACAATAGCGGAGATTTGGAAAATTTAAAGCGCGAAACCCAAGCTTTTTTGGAAAAAATTTCAGCAGATAGCTGA
- the purM gene encoding phosphoribosylformylglycinamidine cyclo-ligase: MISYKDAGVDIDAGNDFVNAIKPFVKATQTPHVLGGIGSFSGAVRLPAGYKKPAILGATDGVGTKLRLAIDARKFDGVGQDLVAMCVNDLICNFAEPLFFLDYYATAKLEITDAKEVVKSIAEGCKLARCALIGGETAEMPSMYEKGDFDLAGFAVGIAEEDEIDRSKFVREGDLLIALPSSGLHSNGFSLARKVVAELGLKFDDKVDGRALIDVLLEPTRIYVADFLNLKDKIHALAHITGGGIVENLPRVFPEGLGAKIEHAAISTPEIFKIIAQKVEPTEMMRTFNMGVGMIVVAPKENADFVLANTDGYVIGEIVKGRGAQLV, encoded by the coding sequence ATGATAAGCTACAAAGACGCTGGCGTCGATATAGACGCGGGAAATGACTTCGTAAACGCGATAAAACCATTCGTCAAAGCTACGCAAACTCCGCACGTTTTGGGCGGTATCGGCTCGTTTAGCGGCGCGGTGAGGCTGCCCGCAGGCTACAAAAAACCTGCGATCCTAGGCGCCACCGACGGCGTGGGCACAAAGCTGCGACTCGCGATCGACGCGCGCAAATTTGACGGCGTAGGGCAGGATCTCGTCGCGATGTGCGTGAACGACCTCATCTGCAACTTCGCCGAGCCGCTATTTTTCCTCGACTATTACGCGACGGCAAAGCTCGAGATCACTGATGCCAAAGAGGTAGTAAAAAGTATCGCCGAGGGCTGCAAACTCGCCCGCTGCGCGCTGATCGGCGGCGAAACGGCGGAGATGCCCTCCATGTATGAAAAGGGCGACTTCGACCTTGCGGGCTTTGCCGTGGGCATCGCCGAAGAGGATGAGATCGATCGCTCAAAATTCGTCCGCGAGGGCGACCTGCTCATCGCGCTTCCTAGTAGTGGCCTGCACTCAAACGGCTTCTCGCTCGCGCGCAAAGTAGTTGCCGAGCTGGGGCTAAAATTTGACGATAAAGTGGACGGTCGCGCGCTCATCGATGTGCTTTTGGAGCCGACCAGGATTTACGTAGCCGATTTTTTAAATTTAAAAGACAAGATCCACGCGCTCGCGCACATCACGGGCGGCGGCATCGTGGAAAATTTGCCGCGCGTATTCCCTGAGGGGCTAGGTGCGAAGATCGAGCATGCCGCGATCAGCACGCCTGAGATCTTTAAAATCATTGCGCAAAAAGTGGAGCCGACCGAGATGATGAGGACGTTTAACATGGGCGTTGGTATGATTGTCGTAGCGCCGAAAGAAAATGCGGACTTCGTGCTCGCTAACACCGACGGCTACGTTATCGGCGAGATCGTAAAAGGCAGGGGCGCGCAGCTAGTTTAA
- a CDS encoding Zn-dependent hydrolase, with translation MSINLDRLKALFSEINTINDASFGTGMSRLAYTREDKAARELFIARCKEADLKVHIDAIGNIFARREGAEPRLPAVAFGSHLDTVINGGEFDGILGVLGGLELIRSLNDEGVQTRRPLELVVFECEESSRFNIATLGSKVMCGKLGYEKLKDVRDFQGRATSEIFAEFGIDLASIEKAKNLTPGYESFFELHIEQGPLLYNENIQIGVVSAIAAPHRFSIRVQGQAQHSGTTAMKYRRDALCTAAQIVLAVENVARENAANGVVATAGNCTVKPGVMNVVPGETTLLIDLRGIDLRTREAAYEQILSEISRIETQRGVKCEIKQLAFDEPCALDGRLIKLIAQKAAALGLSFEIMPSGAGHDAMHMSALCPTAMIFIPSKDGISHNPAEFSSWSDITNGVNLLKSVVLEAAERV, from the coding sequence ATGAGTATAAATTTAGATAGACTTAAGGCGCTTTTTAGCGAGATAAACACCATAAACGACGCGAGCTTTGGCACCGGGATGAGCCGCCTAGCCTATACGCGCGAGGATAAGGCCGCCAGAGAGCTATTTATCGCGCGCTGTAAGGAAGCGGACCTAAAAGTACACATAGACGCGATCGGAAATATCTTCGCCAGGCGCGAAGGCGCCGAGCCCCGACTGCCGGCAGTGGCGTTTGGTTCGCATCTGGACACCGTGATAAACGGCGGCGAATTTGACGGGATTCTGGGCGTCCTGGGCGGACTGGAGCTGATTAGATCACTAAATGACGAGGGCGTGCAGACGCGCAGACCGCTCGAACTAGTCGTCTTTGAGTGCGAGGAGTCGAGCCGATTTAACATCGCGACGCTTGGCAGCAAGGTCATGTGCGGCAAGCTGGGTTATGAAAAGCTAAAAGACGTGCGCGACTTTCAGGGGCGCGCTACCAGCGAGATCTTTGCGGAGTTTGGCATCGATCTAGCAAGCATCGAAAAGGCTAAAAATTTAACGCCGGGCTACGAGAGTTTTTTTGAGTTACACATCGAGCAAGGGCCGCTACTATATAACGAAAATATCCAAATTGGCGTCGTGAGCGCCATCGCCGCGCCGCACAGATTTAGCATACGCGTGCAGGGCCAGGCTCAGCACTCCGGCACGACTGCGATGAAGTATCGCCGCGACGCGCTTTGCACAGCGGCGCAGATAGTGTTAGCCGTCGAGAACGTCGCGCGCGAAAACGCGGCAAACGGCGTGGTAGCGACCGCGGGCAACTGCACGGTAAAACCGGGCGTCATGAATGTCGTACCGGGCGAAACTACGCTGCTAATCGACCTGCGCGGTATCGATCTGCGCACGCGTGAAGCGGCCTACGAGCAGATCCTAAGCGAAATCTCGCGTATCGAAACCCAGCGCGGCGTCAAATGCGAGATCAAGCAGCTAGCATTTGACGAGCCGTGCGCGCTAGACGGCCGACTAATCAAACTCATAGCTCAAAAAGCCGCGGCGCTCGGGCTTAGCTTTGAAATCATGCCAAGCGGCGCGGGGCACGACGCTATGCATATGAGCGCGCTCTGTCCGACGGCGATGATCTTCATCCCGTCTAAAGACGGCATCAGCCACAATCCAGCGGAATTTTCTAGCTGGAGCGATATCACTAACGGCGTAAATTTACTAAAAAGCGTGGTTTTAGAAGCGGCGGAAAGGGTTTAA
- a CDS encoding alanine/glycine:cation symporter family protein, translating to MLTDLVSSINSFLWGPYFLIALLCGTGLYFTIRLRFVQIFKFKMGLNRLFGNFSLHGEAAGKSGMSSFQAVATAVAAQVGTGNLVGATTALIMGGPGAIFWMWCAAFLGMATNFAEICLAQIYRTKDDSGHMIGGPAFYISRGLKSRYAKVLAAFFALAIILALGFMGNMVQANSISDGFKGAFGIPQWASGLFLAAICAMIFIGGVKAIARVAEKIVPIMAILYVAVGLVIICFNLDKISGVIALIFEAAFNPSAAWGGATGATIATAMRYGIARGLFSNEAGMGSTPHAHAAANVKHPVDQAVLGIMSVFVDTFIVLNITVFVVLSADVIHFENGKAVLAGISLVQEAFSTHVLGHAGGYGFVAICLFFFAFTTILGWYYFAEINVRYLFGAKFVRILQIFVVGFVFAGSLLKINFVWELADMFNGLMVLPNLIAIIALSPVVVKLLKDHDEGKEYDPNEYIRKA from the coding sequence ATGCTCACCGACCTCGTAAGCTCTATAAATTCATTCCTTTGGGGGCCGTATTTCCTTATCGCGCTACTTTGCGGTACGGGGCTTTACTTTACGATTAGGCTTCGTTTCGTGCAGATTTTTAAGTTTAAAATGGGGCTTAATAGGCTTTTCGGTAACTTCTCATTGCACGGCGAAGCGGCGGGAAAATCGGGTATGAGTTCGTTTCAGGCGGTCGCTACGGCCGTCGCCGCGCAGGTGGGCACGGGCAACCTCGTGGGTGCTACAACCGCGCTCATCATGGGCGGGCCGGGCGCGATATTTTGGATGTGGTGCGCGGCGTTTTTGGGCATGGCGACGAATTTTGCAGAGATCTGCCTCGCGCAAATTTACCGCACCAAAGACGACAGCGGCCATATGATCGGTGGGCCGGCGTTTTATATCAGTCGCGGGCTAAAGAGCCGCTATGCCAAGGTCTTGGCGGCGTTTTTTGCGCTGGCGATCATTTTGGCTCTCGGATTTATGGGAAACATGGTGCAGGCCAACTCGATCTCGGACGGCTTTAAGGGCGCGTTTGGCATACCGCAGTGGGCGAGCGGACTGTTTTTGGCGGCGATTTGCGCTATGATCTTTATCGGCGGCGTCAAAGCCATCGCCAGAGTCGCCGAAAAGATTGTACCTATCATGGCGATCCTCTACGTCGCGGTCGGACTTGTGATTATTTGCTTTAATCTTGATAAAATTTCCGGCGTCATAGCGCTTATATTCGAGGCCGCGTTTAATCCGTCCGCGGCTTGGGGTGGCGCGACCGGAGCCACGATCGCTACGGCGATGAGATACGGTATCGCGCGCGGTCTATTTTCAAACGAAGCGGGCATGGGTTCAACCCCTCACGCGCACGCCGCAGCTAACGTCAAACACCCGGTAGATCAGGCGGTGCTCGGTATCATGAGCGTGTTTGTCGATACATTTATCGTGCTAAATATCACCGTTTTCGTCGTGCTTAGCGCCGACGTGATACATTTTGAAAACGGCAAAGCCGTGCTAGCGGGCATCTCGCTCGTGCAAGAGGCCTTTTCGACGCATGTTTTGGGGCACGCTGGCGGCTACGGATTCGTGGCGATCTGCTTGTTTTTCTTTGCGTTTACGACGATTTTGGGTTGGTATTACTTCGCCGAGATCAACGTGCGTTACCTTTTTGGGGCCAAATTCGTGCGAATTTTGCAGATATTTGTCGTCGGATTCGTCTTTGCGGGTAGCTTACTTAAGATAAATTTCGTCTGGGAGCTGGCCGATATGTTTAACGGTCTCATGGTGCTTCCAAACCTGATCGCCATCATCGCGCTTAGTCCCGTCGTGGTTAAGCTCCTGAAGGATCACGACGAAGGCAAAGAATACGATCCAAACGAGTATATAAGGAAGGCTTGA
- a CDS encoding replication-associated recombination protein A, with translation MQNFALKFRPTSLDEICGQCELVGVFKKFIENKKIPHSIFYGPAGCGKTSFARVVARSMEYDFYEFDGGNLKIEEFRKILKNHENALSKPLFFIDEIHRLSKTQQEALLIPMENYRAAIIGASTENPYFTLSSGIRSRSMLFEFKPLASEDFEKLLERVRGEVKFDISDDAKAYLVKSSGGDARGLLNLLEFAVSLDEKITLENLKTLRANAVSEGVSEDDVHYGLASAFIKSLRGSDENAVMYYLARLIDAGESADFIARRMAIFASEDIGNANPNALNLAANALAAVSKIGFPEARIILAQCAMYLAHSPKSNSSYKAINAALSYVKNESPLAIPPYLINTSPEAKDYLYPHSFGGWVEQKYLEKPLKFYESNGVGFEKTLDEWLVKIKSKG, from the coding sequence TTGCAAAATTTCGCCTTAAAATTTCGTCCGACGAGTTTGGACGAGATCTGCGGACAGTGCGAGCTGGTGGGCGTTTTTAAAAAATTTATCGAAAACAAAAAAATCCCGCACAGTATATTTTACGGACCCGCAGGCTGCGGCAAGACGAGCTTTGCTCGCGTCGTCGCGCGGTCGATGGAGTATGATTTTTACGAATTTGACGGCGGAAATCTCAAGATCGAGGAGTTTCGCAAAATCCTAAAAAACCACGAAAATGCGCTCTCTAAGCCGCTATTTTTCATCGACGAGATCCACCGCCTCAGCAAAACGCAGCAAGAAGCCCTGTTAATCCCAATGGAAAACTACCGCGCCGCCATCATCGGAGCCAGCACGGAAAATCCATATTTCACGCTAAGCTCGGGTATCCGTAGCCGCTCGATGCTCTTTGAGTTTAAACCGCTTGCGAGCGAGGATTTTGAAAAGCTGCTTGAGCGCGTGAGGGGCGAGGTTAAATTTGACATCTCAGACGATGCCAAGGCCTATCTCGTAAAAAGTAGCGGCGGAGACGCACGCGGGCTGCTAAATTTGCTAGAGTTTGCCGTGAGTCTGGATGAAAAAATAACGTTAGAAAATTTAAAAACGCTAAGAGCTAACGCGGTTAGCGAAGGCGTTAGCGAGGACGATGTACACTACGGACTGGCAAGTGCCTTTATAAAAAGCCTGCGCGGTAGCGACGAAAACGCCGTCATGTACTATCTGGCACGGCTTATAGACGCGGGCGAGAGCGCTGATTTTATCGCGCGCAGGATGGCGATATTTGCTAGCGAGGACATCGGTAACGCCAATCCTAACGCGCTAAATTTAGCCGCTAACGCGCTAGCTGCCGTTAGTAAGATCGGCTTTCCCGAAGCGCGGATAATCCTCGCTCAGTGCGCGATGTATCTGGCTCACTCGCCAAAGTCAAACTCCAGCTACAAGGCCATAAACGCCGCGCTGTCCTATGTTAAAAACGAGTCGCCGCTAGCTATCCCGCCATATCTCATCAACACCTCGCCCGAGGCCAAGGACTATCTGTATCCGCATAGTTTCGGCGGCTGGGTAGAGCAAAAGTATCTCGAAAAACCGCTTAAATTTTACGAGAGTAACGGTGTCGGCTTTGAAAAAACGCTGGACGAGTGGCTGGTTAAAATAAAATCTAAGGGTTAA